The following are encoded in a window of Panicum virgatum strain AP13 chromosome 5N, P.virgatum_v5, whole genome shotgun sequence genomic DNA:
- the LOC120675498 gene encoding U-box domain-containing protein 45-like: protein MDAIEAEEGPFLANDAKLHAGICRAFLPAVSKLSTIFPFIEASRPRSKSGIQALCSLHVALDKAKGLLQHCADSSRLYLAITSETVLLKFEKSRSQLQESLRRVESIVTEDISCKITEIVSELEEIVFTLDRSEKEAGDDVINLLQRNNKTNGSSDSGELEVFHMAALKLGITSSRAALTERRALKKLIEKARSDEDKRKELVVSYLYNLMRKYSKFFRSEAGDDTDSQGSSPCSPTVLGMDDMYGPYGNGRAFSRQLSSIQSFNSRFGSFNSRLGSFNCKRGGGPRSENMSMPPEELRCPISLQLMYDPVIISSGQTYERVCIEKWFNDGHSTCPKTQQQLAHLSLTPNYCVKALIASWCEQNDFPVPDGPPGSFDVNWRLAFSDTEATGCVPAESFDSTNVKSVKVVPMENMRKEEPANSESETLDDSSCNDFDLNEGYGNLLLLLHERSNMNKQCRLVEQIRYLLKDDEEARIQLGSNGFAEALVEFLRNAVSDGNEKAQEVGIMALFNLAVNNNRNKGLLLSAGVVDLLEQMISNSRLTGPATALYLNLSCLSDAKAVIGSSQAVSFLVDRLYSQEAGDTKSSSCKHDALYTLYNLSNHQASVPALLTAGIVDALHCLLTESPATEGLGWTEKALAVLISLAATQAGRKEIMSTPGLVSTLAMLLDTGEPTEQEQAVSCLLVMCTADDKCIAPVLQEGVVPSLVSISAAGTGRGREKAQKLLKLFREQRQRDAPPPQQPQQQQQSQLTEAGNGGAIVCHRESKPLCKSKSRKLGRTLSSLWKNRSFSLYQC from the exons ATGGATGCAATAGAGGCCGAAGAAGGTCCTTTTCTGGCTAATGATGCCAAG TTGCACGCAGGAATTTGTAGAGCATTTCTCCCTGCTGTATCTAAGCTTTCCACCATTTTCCCTTTCATCGAAGCATCAAGACCAAGAAGCAAGTCTGGTATACAGGCATTGTGTTCACTACATGTCGCTCTAGATAAAGCCAAAGGGCTCCTTCAACATTGTGCAGACAGCAGCAGGCTCTACTTG GCCATCACCTCGGAAACTGTGCTTTTGAAGTTTGAAAAATCTAGAAGCCAACTTCAGGAAAGTCTAAGGCGCGTTGAAAGCATAGTAACAGAAGATATCAGCTGTAAG ATTACAGAGATTGTTAGCGAGTTGGAGGAGATTGTCTTTACATTGGATCGATCAGAGAAGGAAGCTGGTGACGATGTGATCAATTTGCTCCAGAGGAACAACAAAACAAATGGTTCCAGTGATAGTGGGGAGCTTGAGGTCTTCCACATGGCTGCTCTGAAATTGGGAATTACATCTTCTAGGGCAGCACTTACGGAGAGAAGAGCCCTCAAGAAGCTAATCGAGAAGGCTCGTTCTGATGAAGACAAGAGGAAGGAGCTTGTTGTGTCGTACTTGTACAATCTCATGAGGAAATACTCAAAATTCTTCAGAAGTGAGGCTGGTGACGATACAGATTCTCAAGGATCATCTCCCTGCTCGCCTACAGTATTAGGCATGGATGATATGTACGGACCCTACGGCAATGGCCGAGCATTCAGTAGACAGCTTTCGAGCATTCAATCATTCAATTCGAGGTTTGGATCTTTCAATTCTAGGCTCGGATCATTCAATTGCAAGCGTGGTGGTGGTCCAAGGTCTGAAAATATGTCAATGCCTCCTGAAGAACTTAGGTGCCCTATTTCCTTACAGCTCATGTATGACCCAGTCATCATTTCATCTGGACAGACTTATGAGCGTGTTTGCATTGAGAAGTGGTTCAACGATGGTCACAGCACATGTCCTAAAACTCAGCAGCAACTTGCCCACCTGTCATTGACTCCAAACTATTGTGTGAAGGCCCTGATTGCCAGCTGGTGTGAGCAGAATGATTTTCCAGTTCCTGATGGTCCACCAGGATCTTTTGATGTAAATTGGAGACTTGCTTTCTCAGACACTGAGGCTACAGGTTGTGTGCCTGCTGAAAGTTTTGATTCTACCAATGTGAAGAGTGTCAAGGTTGTCCCAATGGAGAATATGAGAAAGGAGGAGCCGGCAAACAGTGAATCAGAAACGCTGGATGACAGCTCTTGTAACGATTTTGATTTGAATGAGGGATATGGGAACTTGCTGCTCTTACTTCATGAAAGAAGCAACATGAACAAGCAGTGTAGGTTGGTGGAGCAGATAAGGTATCTTTTGAAAGACGATGAAGAAGCAAGGATCCAGCTGGGCTCAAACGGGTTTGCCGAGGCGCTagttgagttcttgagaaatgCTGTGAGTGATGGAAATGAGAAGGCACAGGAAGTTGGCATCATGGCTCTTTTCAACCTCGCAGTGAACAACAACAG AAACAAGGGACTCCTGTTATCTGCTGGAGTTGTCGACCTACTCGAGCAGATGATATCAAATTCACGCCTAACTGGTCCAGCCACGGCACTGTACCTTAACCTTTCCTGCCTATCTGATGCGAAGGCTGTCATCGGTTCTAGCCAGGCTGTGTCATTCCTAGTCGACCGTCTGTACAGCCAAGAGGCCGGCGACACAAAAAGCAGCTCCTGCAAGCATGACGCCCTGTACACGTTGTACAACCTCTCGAACCACCAGGCCAGCGTCCCAGCGCTCCTTACTGCAGGCATTGTGGATGCTCTCCACTGTCTCCTCACCGAGTCTCCCGCGACGGAGGGCCTCGGTTGGACAGAGAAGGCCCTTGCTGTGCTCATCAGCCTCGCAGCCACCCAGGCGGGCAGGAAGGAGATCATGTCCACCCCGGGTTTGGTCAGCACATTAGCAATGCTGCTCGACACGGGTGAGCCGACTGAGCAGGAGCAGGCCGTGTCGTGCCTTCTGGTGATGTGCACGGCTGATGACAAGTGCATAGCGCCAGTGCTCCAGGAAGGAGTGGTCCCGTCCCTGGTCTCCATCTCGGCGGCCGGTACTGGGAGGGGCAGGGAGAAGGCCCAGAAGCTTCTGAAGCTGTTCCGGGAACAGAGGCAGCGGGACGCACCACCAccccagcagccccagcagcagcagcagagccaGTTAACAGAGGCCGGGAATGGTGGTGCCATCGTGTGCCACCGGGAGTCGAAGCCGCTGTGCAAGTCCAAATCGCGGAAGCTGGGGCGAACGCTGAGCTCGCTGTGGAAGAATAGGAGCTTCTCGCTGTACCAGTGCTAG
- the LOC120675501 gene encoding OVARIAN TUMOR DOMAIN-containing deubiquitinating enzyme 4-like: protein MSDRELCPLRSIRITGDGRCLFRSVAYGACLRRGKQSPSDSAQKELADELRAKVADEFVKRRGDTEWFLEGDFESYVRKMRKPHAWGGEPELLMCSHVLRMPITVYMYTSSSDSPRIIAEYGQEYGKDNPVRVLYDGYGHYDALQPSLVRTQSRLRGL from the exons ATGTCGGATCGGGAGCTCTGCCCGCTGCGCTCGATCA GAATCACAGGGGACGGCCGATGCCTGTTTAGGTCCGTTGCTTACGGCGCATGCTTGAGGAGAGGAAAGCAGTCACCCAGCGACAGCGCCCAGAAGGAACTGGCTGACGAGCTTCGAGCGAAA GTGGCTGATGAGTTTGTCAAGAGAAGAGGAGACACTGAATG GTTCCTTGAAGGAGATTTCGAGAGCTACGTGCGAAAGATGAGAAAACCGCATGCTTGGGGGGGAGAACCTGAACTGCTCATGTGCTCCCATGTTCTCAG GATGCCCATCACGGTTTACATGTATACAAGTAGCTCTGATAGCCCCAGGATCATAGCAGAATATGGCCAGGAATATGGCAAGGACAATCCAGTCCGTGTTCTCTATGACGGTTATGGGCACTATGACGCACTTCAGCCATCTCTTGTAAGAACACAATCAAGACT GAGAGGTCTGTAG
- the LOC120675500 gene encoding transcription factor bHLH128-like, whose translation MNRLTPAHHQGPMPPPGTGQLARYGSAPGSLLAAIAESVTRGGDHAPPPPFSRFYSAESSGLTSCESSCRTDGGSARPRALERAYGGSGEIRVPPPQQQSLAPPGPPHGLLRHSSSPAGLLSRLTADPHGMAPASGMGSYSQAGTDAAMAHGHRQLSSQWSFSRQDLPQISEMEVIPDVGESIVAGGCNSSSDGGAAAAQSSSYLSRNFSVSSWDDANSIMFSPPNKKPKLDAADDMVTSFSNIDSQFGLSKSSLEMPGMDDYLQPQQDSVACRVRAKRGCATHPRSIAERERRTRISKRLKKLQDLVPNMDKQTNTSDMLDLAVEYIKELKGQVEKLKHDQENCFCSGNQNS comes from the exons ATGAACCGCCTGACGCCGGCGCACCACCAGgggccgatgccgccgccggggacgggGCAGCTGGCGCGGTACGGCTCCGCGCCGGGCTCGCTCCTGGCGGCCATCGCGGAGTCCGTCACCCGCGGCGGGGAccacgccccgccgccgccctttagCCGGTTCTACTCCGCCGAGTCCTCCGGCCTCACCTCCTGCGAGTCCAGCTGCCGCACGGACGGCGGCAGCGCCCGACCGCGCGCGCTCGAGCGGGCCTACGGCGGCTCCGGCGAGatccgcgtgccgccgccgcagcagcagtcGCTCGCGCCCCCGGGGCCGCCGCACGGGCTGCTCCGCCACAGCAGCTCCCCCGCCGGGCTGCTCTCCCGCCTCACGGCCGACCCGCACG GCATGGCTCCGGCGAGTGGGATGGGCAGCTACTCGCAGGCGGGCACCGACGCCGCGATGGCCCACGGCCACAGGCAGCTCAGCTCGCAGTGGAGCTTCTCCAGGCAGGACCTCCCGCAGATCTCGGAGATGGAGGTGATCCCCGACGTCGGGGAGAGCATCGTCGCCGGCGGGTGCAACAGctccagcgacggcggcgccgccgccgcgcagtcctCCTCCTACCTCTCCAGGAACTTCTCCGTCAGCTCCTGGGACGACGCCAACTCCATCATGTTCTCGCCCCCGAACAAGAAGCCCAAGCTCGACGCGGCGGACGACATGGTCACCAGCTTCAGCAACATCGACTCCCAG TTTGGGTTGTCAAAGTCGTCGCTGGAGATGCCCGGCATGGACGACTACCTGCAGCCGCAGCAGGACTCCGTCGCTTGCAGAGTTCGTGCAAAGCGAGGCTGCGCGACACACCCGCGAAGCATCGCTGAGAGG GAAAGAAGAACAAGGATCAGCAAGAGGCTGAAGAAGCTGCAGGATCTTGTACCCAACATGGACAAG CAAACAAATACGTCAGACATGTTGGATCTTGCTGTAGAGTACATCAAAGAGCTGAAGGGCCAAGTTGAG AAGCTAAAACACGATCAAGAAAACTGCTTTTGCTCAGGCAATCAGAACAGCTGA